One genomic segment of Catalinimonas alkaloidigena includes these proteins:
- a CDS encoding anhydro-N-acetylmuramic acid kinase — protein sequence MSGTSLDGLDIAFCHFGCVDGVWQFEVIAANTFEYEEAWKKRLQEVTQLSGEALTQTHQELGEWMGKAVRRFMKKHEVDPELIASHGHTVFHQPEKGFTLQIGSSYAMHAQIGKPVISNFRDMDLALGGQGAPLVPIGDRLLFPQHDFCLNIGGIANVSAEVNGKRLAYDISPANMILNHFAQKLGHAYDKGGELARAGKVNKAILKKLNELAYYKAPYPKSLGYEWVLENVIQPIENENIATEDMLATLTHHIAQQIAANVHLLMDARQDAQPQKPAHEVSLMASGGGAFNDYLIECIRKYSEERFTVVLPNELIISFKEALIFAFLGVLRMRNEINCLSSVTGASHDHSAGTIYGNIQV from the coding sequence ATGTCAGGGACATCACTGGATGGACTGGACATTGCTTTCTGTCATTTTGGGTGCGTTGATGGAGTGTGGCAGTTTGAGGTGATCGCTGCCAATACTTTTGAATATGAAGAAGCCTGGAAGAAGCGGCTACAGGAGGTCACACAATTAAGTGGAGAAGCCCTTACACAAACGCATCAGGAGTTGGGCGAATGGATGGGAAAAGCCGTGAGGCGCTTTATGAAGAAGCATGAAGTAGATCCTGAATTAATTGCATCGCACGGCCACACGGTTTTCCATCAGCCGGAGAAAGGGTTTACCTTACAGATCGGGAGTAGCTATGCCATGCATGCGCAGATTGGCAAGCCGGTGATCAGTAATTTCAGGGATATGGATCTGGCCCTGGGAGGACAGGGAGCTCCGCTGGTTCCCATTGGCGACCGCTTATTATTTCCCCAGCATGACTTCTGTCTCAATATTGGCGGTATCGCTAATGTATCAGCTGAAGTCAATGGAAAGCGCCTGGCCTATGACATCAGTCCGGCCAACATGATACTTAATCATTTTGCCCAAAAGCTTGGACATGCCTATGACAAAGGTGGGGAACTGGCCCGCGCAGGTAAAGTGAATAAGGCTATCCTCAAAAAACTAAACGAGCTGGCATACTACAAGGCTCCCTATCCCAAATCTCTGGGCTATGAGTGGGTGCTGGAAAATGTTATCCAGCCGATAGAGAATGAAAATATTGCTACAGAAGATATGCTGGCTACCCTTACGCACCATATAGCGCAACAGATCGCAGCCAATGTACATTTATTAATGGATGCCCGGCAGGATGCTCAGCCGCAAAAGCCTGCTCATGAAGTGAGTCTGATGGCTAGCGGAGGTGGTGCTTTTAATGATTACCTGATTGAATGTATCAGAAAATATAGTGAAGAAAGGTTTACGGTCGTTTTACCTAATGAATTGATTATTTCTTTTAAAGAAGCGCTGATTTTTGCTTTCTTGGGAGTCTTGCGCATGCGTAACGAAATCAATTGTTTAAGCTCGGTAACGGGTGCCTCTCATGACCACAGTGCGGGAACTATTTATGGTAACATACAGGTATAA
- the queG gene encoding tRNA epoxyqueuosine(34) reductase QueG, whose amino-acid sequence MSSQLAEKRAEIVKNKAKALGFDFCGIARAEFLEEEAPRLEAWLKQGMQGQMRYMENHFDKRLDPTKLVEGARSVVTLLYNYYPPHDLSQSDNYKISKYAYGKDYHFVIKDKLKTLVQQLQEEIGEINGRVFVDSAPVMERAWAKRSGVGWVGKNSLLLTKQRGSFFFLAELITDLDLASDGPVKDYCGTCTRCIDACPTDAIATPYVVDGSKCISYYTIELKEEIPQEAQGKFDNWIFGCDICQDVCPWNRHARPHHEPEFLPHPELENMNKNDWEELTEEVFHKIFKKSAVKRTKFKGLQRNINFAAHKKKPR is encoded by the coding sequence ATGTCATCTCAGCTAGCTGAAAAAAGAGCGGAAATCGTAAAAAACAAAGCAAAAGCCTTGGGTTTTGACTTCTGTGGCATCGCCAGGGCTGAGTTTCTGGAAGAGGAAGCCCCTCGCCTGGAAGCCTGGTTGAAGCAGGGGATGCAAGGGCAGATGCGATACATGGAAAACCACTTTGACAAAAGACTAGACCCTACTAAACTGGTAGAAGGAGCCCGCTCTGTGGTTACTCTGCTGTATAATTACTATCCTCCACATGACTTAAGCCAAAGCGACAATTACAAAATTTCCAAATACGCTTATGGTAAAGACTACCACTTTGTTATCAAAGATAAGCTGAAGACGTTGGTACAGCAACTACAGGAAGAGATTGGAGAAATCAACGGGCGTGTATTTGTAGACTCAGCACCGGTAATGGAAAGAGCATGGGCTAAGCGAAGTGGTGTAGGCTGGGTGGGTAAAAACAGTTTGCTGCTCACCAAACAAAGAGGGAGTTTCTTCTTTCTGGCTGAGTTGATCACAGATTTGGATCTGGCTTCTGATGGACCTGTCAAAGATTACTGCGGCACCTGTACCCGTTGTATAGATGCCTGCCCCACCGATGCTATTGCTACGCCCTATGTGGTGGATGGCAGCAAATGTATTTCTTACTATACCATTGAATTGAAAGAAGAAATCCCTCAGGAAGCTCAGGGCAAATTTGATAACTGGATATTTGGCTGCGACATTTGTCAGGATGTGTGCCCCTGGAACAGGCATGCAAGACCTCACCATGAACCTGAATTCTTGCCCCATCCCGAGCTGGAAAATATGAATAAAAATGACTGGGAAGAGCTTACAGAAGAAGTGTTTCACAAAATCTTTAAGAAGTCGGCAGTGAAACGAACAAAATTCAAAGGCTTACAGAGAAATATCAATTTCGCAGCTCACAAAAAAAAGCCACGGTGA
- the ruvB gene encoding Holliday junction branch migration DNA helicase RuvB has protein sequence MREDYLKGDADHLSPGERDLEKALRPLSFEDFTGQHKIIENLKVFVMAAKRRGDQLDHVLLHGPPGLGKTTLSHIIAQELGSQIKITSGPVLDKPSDLAGLLTNLEEGNVLFIDEIHRLNPIVEEYLYSAMEDFKIDIMLDSGPNARTVQISLSPFTLVGATTRSGLLTSPLRARFGINARLEYYDAELLLSIVKRSAGILNTPVHDEAAFEIARRSRGTPRIANTLLRRTRDFAEIKGEGIITKPIAEMALSALDVDQNGLDDMDNRILSTIIEKFKGGPVGISTIATACGEEAETIEEVYEPFLIKEGYIKRTSRGREATELAYKHLKLIPPGRTKTLFDQ, from the coding sequence ATGAGAGAAGACTATTTAAAAGGTGATGCCGATCATCTGAGTCCCGGCGAACGCGATCTGGAAAAGGCACTACGTCCGCTGAGTTTTGAAGACTTTACGGGCCAGCATAAGATTATTGAGAACCTCAAAGTCTTTGTGATGGCTGCAAAAAGACGAGGAGACCAGTTAGATCATGTACTTTTGCATGGCCCTCCTGGCCTGGGAAAAACCACCTTGTCCCATATCATTGCTCAGGAGCTTGGCTCACAGATTAAAATCACCTCCGGCCCTGTACTGGACAAACCCAGCGACCTGGCAGGGCTGCTAACCAACCTGGAGGAGGGTAATGTGCTGTTTATTGATGAGATCCACCGCCTCAACCCTATCGTAGAGGAGTATCTTTATTCGGCCATGGAAGATTTTAAGATTGATATCATGCTGGACTCGGGGCCCAATGCCCGAACCGTGCAAATTAGCCTGAGTCCTTTCACCCTGGTGGGTGCTACTACACGCTCAGGGCTGCTTACTTCTCCTTTGAGAGCACGTTTTGGTATCAATGCCCGCCTGGAGTATTATGACGCAGAACTATTGCTCAGCATAGTAAAGCGCTCGGCTGGCATTTTAAATACCCCTGTGCATGATGAGGCTGCCTTTGAGATTGCACGAAGGAGTAGAGGGACGCCTCGTATCGCCAACACATTGCTGCGCCGTACGCGGGACTTTGCCGAGATTAAGGGCGAAGGCATCATCACCAAACCTATCGCGGAAATGGCGCTCTCTGCCCTGGATGTAGATCAAAACGGACTGGATGATATGGACAACCGCATTTTGTCTACCATTATTGAGAAATTCAAAGGTGGACCGGTGGGCATCAGTACTATTGCCACAGCCTGCGGTGAAGAAGCGGAAACCATTGAGGAAGTGTATGAGCCATTTTTGATTAAAGAAGGCTATATTAAACGCACTTCACGGGGAAGGGAAGCTACTGAACTCGCTTATAAACACCTCAAACTTATACCCCCCGGCAGAACAAAAACTTTGTTTGACCAATAA
- a CDS encoding FAD:protein FMN transferase, which translates to MNSYQKKNIIYSIVLLGLVGIVWLFRQSGDGSAEASPQISFSGQTMGTVYNIKYLDEEQRSFKSEVDSLLEIFNASLNHYLPESEISRFNRADSISMDTLYFELPYFYPVLQKSQEIVEATDGAFDPTVAPLVNAWGFGPERGDLPDSAQVDSLLNLVGFDKIQFTQEYVTKTEPEVQLNFSAVAKGYGVDIIADFLSSKGIENMMVDIGGEIVCKGVNSRGETWRIGIDDPAQSGNMTHALVIDNQAIATSGDYRNFYMRDGKKYSHTINPKTGYQVDHSVLSVSVVADNCVTADAYATAFMVMGLEASKKVLAAHPSLDALIIYDDMGTTKTFQTQGVEENLLEL; encoded by the coding sequence ATGAATTCTTATCAGAAAAAAAATATTATCTATTCTATCGTGCTTCTGGGGCTGGTAGGTATCGTATGGCTTTTTCGTCAGTCAGGTGATGGCAGCGCAGAGGCGAGCCCTCAGATATCCTTCAGTGGACAAACCATGGGCACAGTGTACAATATCAAGTACCTTGACGAAGAGCAAAGAAGTTTTAAAAGTGAAGTAGATTCTTTGCTGGAAATATTCAATGCTTCGCTCAACCACTATTTACCCGAGTCTGAAATTTCCCGCTTCAATCGTGCGGACTCTATTTCTATGGATACATTGTATTTTGAACTGCCTTACTTTTACCCGGTGCTCCAAAAAAGTCAGGAGATCGTAGAGGCGACGGATGGGGCGTTTGATCCTACCGTAGCCCCGCTGGTCAACGCCTGGGGCTTTGGACCGGAGCGGGGAGACCTGCCTGACAGTGCGCAGGTAGACTCACTGCTGAATCTGGTAGGCTTTGATAAAATACAGTTTACCCAGGAGTATGTAACCAAAACTGAGCCTGAAGTGCAGCTCAACTTCAGTGCGGTAGCCAAAGGCTATGGAGTAGACATAATAGCGGACTTCCTGAGCAGTAAAGGGATTGAAAACATGATGGTGGATATAGGAGGAGAAATCGTATGCAAAGGGGTAAATAGCCGGGGTGAGACATGGCGTATTGGTATCGATGATCCTGCCCAAAGCGGAAACATGACGCACGCACTTGTTATTGACAACCAGGCGATTGCTACCTCCGGTGATTATCGTAATTTTTATATGCGCGATGGAAAAAAATATTCCCATACCATCAACCCCAAAACAGGCTATCAGGTAGATCATTCGGTACTGAGTGTATCGGTGGTCGCGGACAATTGTGTTACTGCTGATGCCTATGCCACGGCTTTTATGGTGATGGGGCTGGAAGCAAGTAAAAAGGTGCTGGCAGCTCACCCTTCTCTGGATGCCTTGATCATTTACGATGATATGGGTACCACAAAAACTTTTCAGACTCAGGGAGTTGAAGAAAATTTGCTAGAACTATAA
- a CDS encoding DUF4136 domain-containing protein, with translation MKYLSILLTCVFVSSVAFAQQNDEVISKQNEGAELDGKEAYNFGNNFMNLEDEQWYTFSTLHTSMVQNAIVHEFDTYGYDYDTENPELLINYMIFDQKYNEKYGYYKDPYTVDQNVGQENILAQLEDGSLVVSVVDPNNGKALWVGYVPDAVEPGDSLRKQQIDIRNSVANILESFIAASNFDDTAASY, from the coding sequence ATGAAGTATTTATCAATATTGTTAACATGTGTTTTTGTATCGTCAGTTGCTTTTGCCCAACAAAACGATGAGGTAATTTCAAAGCAGAACGAAGGCGCTGAATTAGACGGTAAAGAAGCTTATAATTTCGGTAACAATTTCATGAATCTGGAAGACGAGCAGTGGTATACATTCAGTACATTACATACCAGTATGGTACAAAATGCGATCGTGCATGAATTTGATACTTACGGATATGATTATGATACTGAAAACCCTGAGTTATTGATCAATTACATGATTTTTGACCAAAAGTATAATGAGAAATATGGTTATTATAAAGACCCATATACTGTTGATCAGAATGTAGGTCAGGAAAACATTCTTGCACAACTGGAAGATGGTAGTCTGGTAGTAAGTGTAGTTGATCCGAATAACGGTAAAGCGCTGTGGGTTGGTTATGTCCCCGATGCGGTAGAGCCAGGTGATAGTCTCAGAAAACAACAAATAGATATTAGAAATTCTGTAGCTAACATTCTGGAATCATTTATCGCTGCCTCTAATTTTGATGACACCGCAGCTTCATACTAA
- a CDS encoding BatD family protein: protein MGYKYVLIFAVATFIAVLQTEAQEVSVELGPNEIGVNEQFTITVKIQDDRLRRYDDFPDIPGFEKAGISTSSSTNIVNGQVSSSQSVTQTYLPTREGTFKLSPFRMNVNDTQVSSSGTSITVGPAKQNSRSNNPFDFNDPFDNFFDRDNNAQEFVDIKDDAFLALSNDKDTVYLGEGFTTTLAFYVSEKNQAPLQFYDLGKQLTDILKEIRPSNAWEENFNIENINGKPVSIGGENYTQYKIYQATFYPLNRDPITFPEVGLQMIKYRVAKNPSFFGRRRQEDFKTFYSQPKKVIVKALPSHPLMESVAVGDYRLEEEISGRELTTGNSFNYTFKIVGEGNISAIEKPAIWESDNFDVYAPSIEQNISRRNNRVAGSKAFSYYAVPNEPGDYQLGNYFNWVFFNTTTERYDTLRSEIAIQVSGKSRKNDYISSQDVGTFYDSASRADNRLRSLDNDGWLQLLANMLILGMLVLTVVVVFKK from the coding sequence ATGGGATATAAATATGTGCTAATATTTGCTGTAGCTACATTTATTGCTGTCTTACAGACTGAGGCTCAGGAGGTTTCCGTAGAGTTAGGCCCCAATGAAATCGGGGTAAATGAGCAGTTTACTATTACCGTAAAAATACAAGATGACCGTCTGCGTCGCTACGACGATTTCCCTGATATTCCAGGCTTTGAAAAGGCAGGAATTTCTACCTCATCATCTACCAATATCGTTAACGGACAGGTGTCATCCTCTCAGAGTGTCACCCAAACCTACCTGCCTACGCGCGAAGGCACTTTTAAACTTTCACCCTTTCGGATGAATGTAAATGATACCCAGGTGAGTTCTTCAGGCACCAGCATTACGGTGGGTCCTGCCAAACAAAATAGCAGAAGCAACAACCCCTTTGATTTCAACGACCCTTTTGATAATTTTTTTGATAGAGATAATAATGCTCAGGAGTTTGTAGACATAAAGGATGATGCCTTCCTGGCACTTTCTAATGACAAAGATACTGTATATCTAGGCGAAGGCTTCACGACTACCCTAGCCTTCTATGTATCTGAAAAAAACCAGGCCCCTCTGCAGTTTTATGACCTGGGCAAGCAGCTTACTGATATTCTAAAGGAAATCAGACCTTCTAACGCCTGGGAGGAGAACTTTAACATTGAAAATATCAACGGCAAGCCGGTTTCTATAGGGGGCGAAAATTATACGCAGTACAAAATTTATCAGGCTACCTTCTATCCACTCAACAGAGATCCTATTACTTTTCCTGAGGTGGGCTTGCAGATGATCAAATACCGGGTGGCTAAAAACCCCTCTTTCTTTGGCAGGCGCCGGCAGGAAGACTTCAAAACTTTCTACAGTCAGCCTAAGAAGGTAATTGTAAAAGCGCTTCCTTCTCACCCTCTTATGGAAAGTGTAGCAGTTGGCGATTATCGGCTGGAAGAAGAAATCAGCGGACGAGAACTCACTACCGGCAATAGCTTCAACTATACTTTCAAAATTGTGGGAGAGGGCAACATATCGGCGATTGAGAAGCCTGCTATCTGGGAAAGTGATAATTTTGATGTGTACGCGCCCAGTATAGAGCAGAATATCAGCCGCAGAAACAACCGGGTAGCGGGATCCAAGGCTTTTTCTTATTATGCTGTGCCCAATGAGCCGGGAGATTATCAGCTGGGCAATTATTTCAACTGGGTGTTTTTCAACACTACTACCGAACGCTATGATACGCTTCGCTCCGAAATAGCTATACAGGTAAGCGGAAAGAGCCGTAAGAATGACTATATCAGCTCCCAGGATGTAGGCACCTTTTACGATTCTGCCTCACGTGCTGATAACCGCCTGAGAAGCCTTGACAATGACGGCTGGCTGCAACTTTTAGCCAATATGCTCATATTGGGCATGCTTGTACTGACCGTAGTAGTAGTCTTTAAAAAATAG